In Hyalangium gracile, the following are encoded in one genomic region:
- a CDS encoding LVIVD repeat-containing protein codes for MKNLIRCALTVWMIAVCGLGCDDGTPDPTPDAGNPDVESPDAGTPDAGTPDSGTPDSGTPDSGIPDSGTPDAGYEWDGTYVPLEERGDNIDTGPLASCTRILMDDAGVAVPCGSPQSFDLSPCNRGTLSQISPDGIYSVRERPNGATLVSGFLSSGFQISTSGGVETAHGYPLVQKQVDSQTLYLTSLRTLTDGGTQLYAFAGCEAQSAEHLTGCYQTCTNGGQRRSFGSFDAVRTQRLSEPEMSGIQFVSEQKVALGTPMDIYVTKGHAYVVSSDHGPATEGGLTVIDVSDKAHPVVKKVVTLSGDNYWNSVWAKGDALYVGSAKHGVLVYDISNPADPQLVRGVPGDAFDVHTIYVDGNRMYAQASGANQVLIFDVSNPLDPVLLTRYTVPADGNGFGYPHDAFAYQNRLYINQMGQGYYVVDVTDGFNPLPLGSYTYDVQPFNPTHANAVGTFAGRTIAFEGGENTNAHLRVLDVTDPAHIVKIGEFAMRPQTSIHNMVLVGKRLYVAWYAEGLRVLDVSNPTQPRQIAYANTFRDSDPGRGEGLFVGAIGIRVPGDGYVYVVDMTRGLLIYREP; via the coding sequence ATGAAGAACCTGATCCGCTGCGCCCTGACGGTTTGGATGATCGCTGTCTGCGGGCTGGGGTGCGATGACGGCACCCCGGACCCCACGCCCGATGCGGGCAACCCGGACGTCGAGTCTCCGGACGCTGGGACTCCCGATGCTGGGACTCCGGACTCGGGCACTCCCGATTCAGGGACGCCGGACTCGGGCATCCCCGATTCAGGGACGCCGGACGCCGGCTATGAGTGGGATGGCACGTACGTCCCGCTCGAGGAGCGAGGGGACAACATCGACACTGGCCCCCTGGCCTCCTGTACTCGAATCCTCATGGATGATGCGGGGGTGGCCGTCCCCTGTGGCAGCCCACAGTCGTTCGACCTGTCTCCCTGCAACCGCGGCACGCTCTCCCAGATCTCGCCGGACGGCATCTACTCCGTGCGGGAGCGTCCCAACGGGGCCACGCTCGTGAGTGGCTTCCTCTCCAGTGGCTTCCAGATCTCCACCAGCGGTGGCGTGGAGACAGCCCACGGCTACCCCCTCGTCCAGAAGCAGGTGGACAGCCAGACCCTGTACCTGACCAGCCTGCGCACCCTCACGGATGGAGGCACCCAGCTCTACGCCTTCGCGGGCTGCGAGGCCCAGAGCGCGGAGCACCTCACGGGCTGCTACCAGACGTGCACCAACGGTGGGCAGCGGCGCTCGTTCGGCAGCTTCGATGCCGTGCGCACCCAGCGGCTCAGCGAGCCAGAGATGTCGGGCATCCAGTTCGTCTCGGAGCAGAAGGTGGCGCTGGGCACGCCCATGGACATCTACGTCACCAAGGGCCACGCCTACGTCGTGTCCTCGGACCATGGCCCTGCCACCGAGGGCGGGCTCACCGTCATCGATGTGAGCGACAAGGCCCATCCCGTCGTGAAGAAGGTGGTGACGCTGTCGGGCGACAACTACTGGAACTCCGTCTGGGCCAAGGGAGATGCCCTCTATGTGGGCAGCGCGAAGCACGGCGTGCTCGTCTACGACATCTCCAACCCCGCCGATCCGCAGCTGGTGCGCGGCGTCCCAGGTGACGCCTTCGACGTGCACACCATCTACGTCGATGGGAACCGGATGTATGCCCAGGCCTCGGGCGCCAACCAGGTGCTCATCTTCGACGTGAGCAACCCGTTGGATCCGGTGCTGCTCACCCGCTACACCGTGCCCGCGGACGGCAACGGCTTCGGCTACCCGCACGACGCGTTCGCGTACCAGAACCGGCTCTACATCAACCAGATGGGCCAGGGGTACTACGTGGTGGACGTGACGGACGGGTTCAACCCCCTGCCGCTCGGCTCGTACACGTATGACGTGCAGCCCTTCAACCCCACCCACGCCAACGCGGTGGGCACCTTCGCGGGCCGCACCATCGCCTTCGAGGGCGGCGAGAACACCAACGCCCACCTGCGCGTGCTGGACGTCACCGATCCGGCCCACATCGTGAAGATCGGCGAGTTCGCCATGCGGCCACAGACGTCCATCCACAACATGGTGCTGGTGGGCAAGCGGCTGTACGTGGCCTGGTATGCCGAGGGCCTGCGCGTGCTGGATGTGTCCAACCCCACCCAGCCACGGCAGATTGCCTACGCCAACACCTTCCGGGACTCGGACCCTGGCCGCGGCGAGGGCCTCTTCGTCGGCGCCATCGGCATCCGGGTGCCCGGGGATGGCTACGTCTACGTGGTGGACATGACGCGCGGGCTGCTCATCTACCGCGAGCCCTGA
- the cglD gene encoding adventurous gliding motility lipoprotein CglD, producing MNVQRLLYTALLGSVLATAAACGEHLPPYPHLPDAGTTDGGPTNPGPSDGGTTDGGTTDGGTTDGGTPNPGPTDGGTPDAGPWDAGMPDGGSDPSDPNNATKDTDCDGLSDKVEFETNRGDGRKTNPNLADTDQDGLPDGLELSVDTPVPGTTCTLLQDDSVLMNTDPTRPDTDGDGLLDGVEDASRNGKVDEGETNPLLLDSDCDGLIDGPTVSTTRGEDQNANGLKDITETDPRLPDTDGDGILDGVELGVIINPDPVTCTQFIPDVAPDTTTDPTDSDSDGDGVSDGAEDSNQNGGVDDGELDPTDEGDSTGPVGQVCAGANLRPVMFKAESGADIKLALPPSFAEVTPIQLGSDVRGMIGYDPDNKVAFLVYRQPAPVGASDALGDEEALRPAIASRGALSNRTAQRFKTWDGHDAVEAFYDQAGATTDLKRRTDELVNALLPGSTGRLSSAASGITGDFRLQTLFVHRSAQSLVVLVAVTNLAAVTGPNRNSVAAFSARDLSDGAALAQFGEPTLTQCERFQVASPTSSPKVDFLFVVDDSGSMAASQGALATTAQAVVDALNASVLDWRMAMVTSSYHVATYANTGRLRPFTRNVNKVKAWLTEGSTCTAGVCTNVPTFPEAATCPGDATQGSYGGCWVSVGGSGSEGVLGAARKAIDDITPGTPPTGIESPTQARQDASLVVVILGDADDQTSGATTTLVNCGTGGTSDRAGPGCESIQNFVNFFGSASSPTTPINKTGKRIPVHGIVCPAGSFCGCSSGPCDSSNTTREFNPQPGSGPQRHASVVNATGGVLGSILDANSIQASMVAITTETIANAGYKTLKPPIGVSIKVAMDAVSDPALCLASNVPRSTVNGFNFDGSAQTISLFGACRPPGSGALAVVSYQSWRNTVSDPNGGVPCEDDPNYSPTEPDHCVGPTLGCNATGDQCVCKPNCGNACASGTQCNMATCSCQ from the coding sequence ATGAACGTCCAACGACTGCTTTACACCGCACTGCTCGGGTCGGTCCTCGCGACCGCGGCAGCGTGCGGAGAGCACCTGCCGCCTTATCCTCACCTGCCAGACGCGGGCACCACGGATGGTGGCCCCACGAACCCTGGTCCCTCCGATGGTGGCACGACGGACGGCGGCACGACGGACGGCGGCACCACCGATGGCGGAACCCCGAACCCTGGCCCCACGGATGGCGGCACCCCGGATGCCGGCCCCTGGGACGCTGGCATGCCGGATGGAGGCTCCGATCCGAGCGATCCGAACAACGCGACGAAGGACACGGACTGTGACGGCCTGAGCGACAAGGTGGAGTTCGAGACGAACCGAGGCGACGGCAGGAAGACGAACCCCAACCTGGCGGACACGGATCAGGATGGGCTGCCGGACGGGCTCGAGCTGAGCGTCGACACCCCCGTGCCCGGCACCACGTGCACCCTGCTGCAGGACGACAGCGTGCTCATGAACACGGATCCCACCCGGCCGGACACGGACGGCGACGGCCTGCTGGACGGCGTGGAGGACGCGAGCCGCAACGGCAAGGTGGATGAGGGCGAGACGAATCCCCTGCTCCTGGACTCGGACTGCGACGGCCTCATCGACGGGCCCACGGTGAGCACCACGCGGGGCGAGGACCAGAACGCCAACGGCCTCAAGGACATCACCGAGACCGACCCGCGCCTCCCGGACACCGACGGAGATGGCATCCTGGATGGTGTCGAGCTGGGCGTCATCATCAACCCGGATCCCGTCACCTGCACCCAGTTCATCCCGGACGTCGCCCCCGACACGACCACCGATCCGACCGACTCGGACTCCGACGGTGACGGCGTGAGCGATGGCGCCGAGGACTCCAACCAGAACGGCGGTGTGGACGACGGAGAGCTGGACCCCACCGACGAGGGGGATTCCACTGGCCCCGTGGGACAGGTGTGCGCCGGCGCCAACCTGCGCCCGGTGATGTTCAAGGCGGAGAGCGGCGCGGACATCAAGCTCGCGCTGCCGCCCTCGTTCGCCGAGGTCACCCCGATCCAGCTGGGCAGCGACGTCCGGGGCATGATCGGCTACGACCCGGACAACAAGGTGGCCTTCCTCGTCTACCGTCAGCCCGCGCCCGTAGGGGCCAGCGACGCGCTCGGCGACGAGGAGGCGCTGAGACCGGCCATCGCGAGCAGGGGCGCGCTGTCGAACCGGACCGCCCAGCGCTTCAAGACGTGGGATGGCCATGACGCCGTCGAGGCCTTCTATGACCAGGCGGGCGCGACCACGGACCTCAAGCGTCGGACCGACGAGCTCGTGAATGCGCTGCTGCCCGGGAGCACGGGCCGCCTGAGCTCCGCCGCGTCGGGCATCACCGGCGACTTCCGGCTGCAGACGCTCTTCGTCCACCGCTCGGCGCAGAGCCTCGTGGTGCTCGTGGCGGTGACGAACCTGGCGGCGGTCACGGGCCCGAACCGGAACTCGGTGGCGGCCTTCTCCGCGAGGGATCTGTCGGATGGAGCCGCGCTGGCGCAGTTCGGCGAGCCCACGCTCACCCAGTGCGAGCGCTTCCAGGTCGCGTCGCCGACGTCCTCGCCGAAGGTGGACTTCCTCTTCGTGGTGGACGACAGCGGCTCGATGGCAGCGTCCCAGGGCGCGCTGGCCACGACCGCGCAGGCCGTGGTCGATGCGCTCAACGCCTCGGTGCTGGACTGGCGCATGGCGATGGTCACCTCCAGCTACCACGTCGCGACGTACGCCAACACGGGCAGGCTGCGGCCGTTCACCCGCAACGTGAACAAGGTGAAGGCGTGGCTCACCGAAGGTAGCACCTGCACCGCGGGCGTCTGCACCAACGTCCCCACGTTCCCCGAGGCCGCCACCTGCCCTGGAGATGCCACGCAAGGCTCGTACGGGGGGTGCTGGGTCTCCGTGGGTGGCAGCGGCAGCGAGGGCGTGCTGGGCGCGGCCCGGAAGGCCATCGACGACATCACTCCCGGAACGCCGCCCACGGGGATCGAGTCGCCCACCCAGGCGCGCCAGGATGCCAGCCTCGTGGTGGTCATCCTCGGGGATGCGGATGATCAGACCTCCGGTGCCACCACGACCCTGGTGAACTGCGGCACGGGCGGCACTTCGGACAGGGCGGGCCCTGGCTGCGAGTCCATCCAGAACTTCGTCAACTTCTTCGGCAGCGCTTCCTCCCCCACGACGCCCATCAACAAGACGGGCAAGCGCATCCCCGTGCACGGCATCGTGTGCCCGGCGGGATCCTTCTGTGGCTGCTCTTCGGGCCCCTGCGATTCCAGCAACACGACGCGGGAGTTCAACCCTCAGCCTGGCTCCGGGCCTCAGCGCCACGCGTCCGTGGTCAATGCCACGGGCGGCGTGCTCGGCTCCATCCTCGACGCCAACTCGATCCAGGCCTCCATGGTGGCGATCACGACCGAGACCATCGCCAACGCGGGCTACAAGACGCTCAAGCCGCCGATCGGGGTGTCGATCAAGGTGGCGATGGACGCCGTCAGCGACCCGGCGCTCTGCCTGGCGAGCAACGTCCCGCGCAGCACCGTCAATGGCTTCAACTTCGACGGCAGCGCCCAGACCATCTCGCTGTTCGGAGCGTGCCGGCCGCCTGGCTCGGGCGCGCTGGCCGTCGTGTCCTACCAGTCCTGGCGCAACACGGTGAGCGACCCGAACGGCGGGGTGCCGTGCGAGGACGACCCGAACTACAGCCCCACCGAGCCGGACCACTGCGTCGGCCCGACGCTGGGCTGCAACGCCACGGGTGACCAGTGCGTGTGCAAGCCCAACTGCGGCAACGCCTGCGCCAGCGGTACGCAGTGCAACATGGCGACCTGCTCGTGTCAGTGA
- a CDS encoding DUF3616 domain-containing protein — protein sequence MRGWISLLGMVALGFLLAQGCGQEPWEERDALREGGLGSQALAGAQSTSFQDGLLPSSSYAGTRDSMIEEEHPSANHGGATSLSASGDTPAGSGNENYILLRWDVSSIPPNAIVRSASIVVTVSDKADQTYDFYELTRSWTESQVTWQEADSSHDWDSNGADGPGDRSTTSLGFIRAAATGTYTVTLNARGVEAVQRWVGTPSSNHGVIIANKDNDNRLELRSSEYSTKSSRPKLTVTWDVSVADGGTGGGDGGTPPVPAPGTYKGTCDGSGGVALDATHFLNFNDESQTARIFAQGTSASAVQSRDLGSALGLSSSDEADFEDAARVGNRIYVTTSHARNKDGELQASRYRFFAIDVSGTVPSVALQVVGTSSNLLRDMLDASNWINPNTSVISLLNERSRLSEATVAELAPKDKGTNIEGLAALPTGGLVVGFRNPQSGSSALMVTLTNPDAVLGGAKARFGQAILVNLGGYGIRGMAWSEAHQAVLILSGPRDESSGPFALWKWSGDVSSAPVKVMELTAPSSSAPEVIIPRAGTKNVQILFDMGSHLIGGASCKDVSASSQYFSDVTVYLD from the coding sequence ATGCGCGGTTGGATTTCACTCCTGGGGATGGTGGCGTTGGGCTTCCTGCTCGCCCAGGGATGCGGGCAGGAACCCTGGGAGGAGCGTGACGCCCTGCGCGAGGGCGGGCTCGGCTCGCAGGCGTTGGCGGGCGCTCAGAGCACGTCGTTCCAGGATGGGCTCCTGCCCTCGTCGAGCTACGCGGGCACCCGCGACTCGATGATCGAGGAGGAGCACCCCAGCGCCAACCATGGCGGCGCCACCAGCCTGTCCGCGAGTGGCGACACGCCTGCTGGAAGCGGCAACGAGAACTACATCCTGCTGCGGTGGGACGTGTCGAGCATCCCGCCGAACGCGATCGTCCGCTCCGCCTCGATCGTCGTGACGGTGTCCGACAAGGCGGACCAGACCTACGACTTCTACGAGCTGACGCGCTCCTGGACCGAGAGCCAGGTCACCTGGCAGGAGGCGGACAGCAGTCACGACTGGGACTCCAATGGCGCGGATGGCCCGGGGGACCGGAGCACGACGTCGCTGGGGTTCATCAGGGCCGCCGCGACGGGCACATACACCGTGACGCTGAACGCCAGGGGCGTCGAGGCGGTGCAGAGGTGGGTCGGCACGCCCTCCAGCAACCACGGCGTCATCATCGCCAACAAGGACAACGACAACCGGCTGGAGCTCCGCTCGAGTGAATACTCGACCAAGTCTTCCCGACCGAAGCTGACGGTGACCTGGGACGTGTCCGTCGCGGATGGGGGCACGGGCGGCGGCGACGGGGGCACTCCGCCGGTTCCGGCTCCGGGGACCTACAAGGGCACCTGCGACGGCTCTGGAGGAGTGGCGCTCGACGCCACCCACTTCCTGAACTTCAACGACGAGTCGCAGACCGCGCGCATCTTCGCCCAGGGCACCAGCGCCTCCGCCGTGCAGAGCAGGGACCTGGGCAGTGCGCTGGGCCTCTCGTCCTCGGACGAGGCGGACTTCGAGGATGCCGCGCGGGTGGGCAACCGCATCTACGTGACGACCTCGCACGCGCGGAACAAGGACGGGGAGCTGCAGGCCTCCCGCTACAGGTTCTTCGCCATCGACGTGTCGGGCACCGTGCCCTCCGTGGCGCTCCAGGTCGTGGGGACGTCCTCGAACCTGCTGAGGGACATGTTGGATGCGTCCAACTGGATCAACCCGAACACCTCGGTCATCTCCCTGCTGAATGAGCGCTCGCGACTGTCCGAGGCCACGGTGGCGGAGCTGGCGCCGAAGGACAAGGGGACCAACATCGAGGGGCTGGCGGCCCTGCCCACCGGAGGGCTGGTGGTGGGCTTCCGCAACCCGCAGTCCGGCTCGAGCGCGCTGATGGTCACGCTGACCAACCCGGACGCGGTGCTGGGAGGAGCGAAGGCGAGGTTCGGTCAGGCGATCCTGGTGAACCTGGGCGGGTACGGCATCCGGGGCATGGCCTGGTCGGAGGCCCATCAGGCGGTGTTGATCCTCAGTGGCCCGCGTGACGAGAGCAGCGGCCCGTTCGCGCTCTGGAAGTGGAGCGGCGATGTGAGCAGCGCGCCGGTGAAGGTGATGGAGCTCACCGCGCCGTCGAGCTCCGCTCCCGAGGTCATCATCCCTCGAGCCGGGACGAAGAACGTGCAGATCCTGTTCGACATGGGCTCACACCTGATCGGCGGAGCGAGCTGCAAGGACGTGTCGGCCTCCAGCCAGTACTTCAGTGACGTGACCGTCTATCTGGACTGA
- a CDS encoding helicase-related protein, with translation MNASPSSRSSVVVAELGPTNTGKTHRAIERMLEYDTGMIGLPLRLLAREVYDRVTARVGEGRVALMTGEEKRLPPRPDYWICTVEAMPTDRAVDFLAVDEIQLAAHRERGHVFTDRLLHARGLRETWFLGADTMRPMVQALIPQASLKRATRLSQLRYSGTRSLKSLPPRSAVVAFSADRVYELAESLRRLRGGVAVVLGALSPRTRNAQVAMYQAGEVQYLVATDAIGMGLNLDLHHVAFAALSKFDGAEQRELFPDELAQIAGRAGRHLNDGSFGILNTLPELPPRVISAIESHRFPAVRSLIWRNSSLDFSSPEALLDSLSRAPRHNAFVRVERADDFDALKELSRVPAIRELSTDRAMVELLWQVCQIPDFRKGLFGQHVALLRETFLQLTAGDGMLEPSWLTRQVSPLDDISGDIHTLMDRLAAIRIWTYISHRSSWLHDAEHWQERTRRIEDALGDALHERLVERFVQRAARRSARRFVRAAAQPPVAPDSPFARLGLLLGEVPGDGSTMTEEQFVQRVVDATHEAFEVDTSGSISFEGQPLARLVRGKDRRSPQIALAEPEVWTGGARQRLERRLVALARDLVTEAMGGFPAEALAGAGRSAATRGIAYRLAEGLGVTSRGEAHEQWRLLDEESRERLRAQGVREGQRFLYVVDALAPQALERRCMLTALFHQSLPPKGVPREPVLEASELGRWDARAFGYEVLGPVALRIDIVERLSEALRQGQGGAGQVHTLMQQLRLEGGVRGRILRELGGRPEGAPLKRRRRRRRGGKAPGATPDKSGAHGQPGHASSHPKPRRSGEGGGPRPD, from the coding sequence ATGAACGCCAGCCCATCCAGCCGCTCGTCCGTCGTCGTGGCGGAGCTGGGGCCCACGAACACGGGGAAGACCCACCGTGCCATCGAGCGCATGCTCGAGTACGACACGGGCATGATCGGTCTGCCGCTTCGCCTGCTCGCTCGCGAAGTCTACGACCGGGTGACCGCTCGGGTGGGCGAGGGCCGGGTGGCCTTGATGACGGGGGAGGAGAAGCGCCTGCCGCCCCGTCCCGACTACTGGATCTGCACGGTCGAGGCGATGCCGACCGATCGAGCGGTCGACTTCCTCGCCGTGGATGAGATCCAGCTCGCCGCCCACCGCGAGCGCGGGCACGTCTTCACCGATCGACTGCTCCATGCGCGGGGGCTTCGGGAGACCTGGTTCCTCGGCGCGGACACGATGCGGCCGATGGTCCAGGCGCTCATCCCCCAGGCCTCGTTGAAGCGCGCCACCCGGCTGTCCCAGCTTCGCTACTCCGGGACGCGCTCCCTGAAGAGCCTGCCGCCTCGCTCCGCCGTGGTCGCGTTCTCCGCGGACCGCGTGTACGAGCTGGCCGAGTCGCTGCGCCGACTCCGGGGTGGAGTGGCCGTGGTGCTGGGCGCGCTCTCTCCGAGGACGCGCAATGCCCAGGTGGCGATGTACCAGGCCGGAGAGGTTCAGTACCTCGTGGCCACCGATGCCATCGGCATGGGGCTCAACCTCGATCTCCACCACGTGGCCTTCGCGGCGCTCTCCAAGTTCGACGGCGCCGAGCAGCGGGAGCTCTTTCCGGACGAGCTGGCGCAGATCGCGGGCCGCGCGGGGCGCCACCTGAATGACGGGAGCTTCGGAATCCTGAACACGCTCCCCGAGCTGCCTCCGCGGGTGATCTCCGCCATCGAGTCACACCGGTTCCCGGCCGTCCGGAGTCTCATCTGGCGCAACTCCTCGCTCGACTTCTCGAGCCCGGAGGCCCTGCTGGACTCGCTGTCGCGCGCTCCGCGCCACAACGCCTTCGTCCGGGTGGAGCGCGCGGATGACTTCGACGCGCTCAAGGAGCTCTCGCGCGTTCCGGCCATCCGAGAGCTCAGCACCGACCGGGCCATGGTCGAGCTGCTGTGGCAGGTCTGCCAGATCCCGGACTTCCGCAAGGGGCTCTTCGGTCAGCACGTCGCGCTGCTGCGTGAGACGTTCCTCCAGCTCACTGCGGGTGACGGGATGCTGGAGCCGTCCTGGCTGACCCGGCAGGTGTCGCCGCTCGATGACATCTCCGGAGACATCCACACGCTGATGGACCGGCTGGCCGCCATCCGCATCTGGACGTACATCAGTCATCGCTCGAGCTGGCTGCACGACGCCGAGCACTGGCAGGAGCGCACCCGCCGCATCGAAGACGCGCTGGGCGATGCCCTTCACGAGCGGCTCGTGGAGCGCTTCGTGCAGCGGGCCGCCCGGAGGAGCGCACGCCGCTTCGTGAGAGCCGCCGCGCAGCCTCCCGTCGCCCCGGACAGCCCCTTCGCCCGCCTGGGGCTCCTGCTGGGAGAGGTGCCGGGCGACGGCTCCACGATGACCGAGGAGCAGTTCGTCCAGCGGGTGGTCGACGCGACGCACGAGGCCTTCGAGGTGGACACCTCGGGGAGCATCTCGTTCGAAGGGCAGCCGCTGGCCCGGCTGGTGCGTGGGAAGGACCGCCGCTCGCCGCAGATCGCGCTGGCGGAGCCCGAGGTCTGGACCGGAGGCGCGCGGCAGCGGCTCGAGCGCCGTCTGGTGGCGCTGGCGCGGGATCTCGTCACCGAGGCGATGGGAGGCTTTCCCGCCGAGGCCCTCGCGGGAGCAGGGCGCTCCGCGGCGACGCGGGGCATTGCCTACCGTCTGGCCGAGGGGCTGGGGGTGACCTCCCGAGGCGAGGCGCACGAGCAGTGGCGGCTCCTGGACGAGGAGTCCCGCGAGCGCTTGAGGGCGCAGGGCGTCCGCGAGGGACAGCGCTTCCTCTATGTCGTCGACGCGCTCGCGCCGCAGGCGCTCGAGCGGCGCTGCATGCTGACGGCGCTGTTCCACCAGAGTCTCCCGCCCAAGGGCGTTCCGCGAGAGCCGGTCCTCGAAGCCTCGGAGCTGGGCAGATGGGATGCGCGCGCCTTCGGCTATGAGGTGCTGGGGCCGGTGGCGCTGCGGATCGACATCGTCGAGCGGCTCAGCGAGGCGCTGCGCCAGGGGCAGGGCGGCGCCGGCCAGGTGCACACGCTCATGCAGCAGCTGCGTCTGGAGGGCGGTGTTCGCGGACGGATCCTGCGGGAGCTCGGGGGACGGCCCGAGGGCGCTCCCCTGAAGCGGAGGCGGCGGCGAAGGCGGGGAGGGAAGGCGCCAGGGGCCACTCCCGACAAGAGTGGAGCCCATGGGCAACCGGGGCACGCCAGCTCCCATCCGAAGCCGCGGAGGAGCGGCGAAGGGGGAGGGCCGAGGCCCGATTGA
- a CDS encoding nucleotidyltransferase domain-containing protein, with amino-acid sequence MVDALRPVSGLSAIVLGGSRGRGTAGPASDYDIGLYYEPEAPIDVEALRSAIVPLVDDPSATVTRIGEWGPWINGGGWLRIDGAKVDLLYRDLGRVRAVIAEARQGRFTMNYQVGHPHGFCSAIWMGEVATCRPLFDPAGLIAALKGETWPYPKALKDALVARFGWEVDFAIDNAELAARRGERTHIAGCAYRALCCLAQVLFALNGRYLINEKGAVPEAATYPITIVGLVQAQDEIWKAIGDGEHERALRRLRDLSGSLRALLERAGTGD; translated from the coding sequence GTGGTCGATGCGCTCCGGCCCGTGAGCGGCCTGTCGGCCATCGTCCTCGGGGGCTCTCGTGGACGGGGAACGGCGGGCCCCGCGTCCGACTACGACATCGGCCTCTACTATGAGCCGGAGGCCCCCATCGACGTCGAGGCGCTGCGCTCGGCCATCGTCCCGCTGGTCGACGATCCCTCCGCGACGGTGACCCGGATCGGCGAGTGGGGTCCGTGGATCAACGGTGGCGGCTGGCTCCGCATCGACGGCGCCAAGGTCGACCTTCTCTACCGCGACCTCGGCCGTGTGCGTGCCGTCATCGCCGAGGCGCGGCAGGGCCGCTTCACGATGAACTACCAGGTGGGGCACCCTCACGGCTTCTGCTCGGCCATCTGGATGGGGGAGGTCGCCACGTGCCGGCCGCTGTTCGATCCGGCTGGCCTCATTGCCGCGCTGAAGGGCGAGACGTGGCCGTATCCGAAGGCTTTGAAGGACGCGCTGGTCGCCCGCTTTGGCTGGGAGGTGGACTTCGCCATCGACAATGCCGAGCTTGCGGCCCGGCGTGGCGAGCGCACCCACATCGCGGGATGCGCCTACCGGGCGCTGTGCTGCCTGGCCCAGGTGCTGTTCGCCCTGAATGGCCGTTACCTGATCAACGAGAAGGGAGCCGTCCCCGAGGCCGCGACCTACCCGATCACGATCGTGGGCCTGGTGCAGGCGCAGGACGAGATCTGGAAGGCCATCGGTGACGGCGAGCACGAGCGCGCGCTGCGCCGCCTGCGCGACCTGTCCGGCAGTCTGCGGGCCCTCCTCGAGCGGGCGGGAACCGGGGATTGA
- a CDS encoding metal-dependent hydrolase, with translation MDNLTHGLLGLAIGALRRPDAVGGPLSATDKAVLLGCALAAELPDLDNLLPAENSVVHALQAHRGLSHALVFTPVIALAATAVARLVFRTARTGPVFLYSLLSVHLAHLLADLWTGWGTRVLLPFSDRRWTLDWTMVVDPWVTLPLLAGAVWAWRRKALWRRALLVGAALSVAYLGLRITLQGVLSQRVRAASPGAERVQVFPAWLSVTTWRYVTVLPGEYRVGTISLGSGPQEERQWPRPSPDALPERLRNLPTAREALAWARFPLVSTAPRQDGGSELRISDLRYHLHGEPTLQFVLELSPEGVLREARLERGGSAGELLRRWRTRGR, from the coding sequence ATGGACAACCTCACGCACGGACTGCTGGGACTCGCCATCGGCGCGCTGCGCCGACCTGATGCCGTGGGAGGACCGCTGTCCGCCACGGACAAGGCCGTGCTGCTCGGGTGCGCGCTAGCCGCCGAGCTGCCGGACCTGGACAACCTGCTGCCCGCGGAGAACTCCGTCGTCCATGCGCTGCAGGCGCACCGGGGGCTCTCGCACGCGCTGGTGTTCACCCCAGTGATTGCCCTGGCCGCCACCGCCGTGGCGCGGCTCGTCTTCCGCACGGCGCGCACCGGGCCTGTCTTCCTCTACAGCCTGCTCTCCGTCCACCTCGCGCACCTGCTGGCGGACCTGTGGACGGGCTGGGGCACCCGCGTGCTGCTACCCTTCTCGGACCGGCGCTGGACGCTGGACTGGACGATGGTCGTGGATCCGTGGGTGACGCTGCCGCTGCTCGCGGGGGCTGTCTGGGCCTGGCGCCGCAAGGCCCTGTGGCGACGGGCGCTGCTCGTGGGGGCGGCGCTCTCGGTGGCCTACCTGGGCCTGCGCATCACACTCCAGGGAGTGCTGAGCCAGCGCGTGCGGGCGGCCTCTCCAGGCGCGGAGCGGGTGCAGGTATTCCCCGCCTGGCTGTCGGTCACCACCTGGCGCTACGTGACCGTGCTCCCGGGAGAATACAGGGTCGGCACTATCTCCCTGGGCAGCGGTCCCCAGGAGGAGCGGCAGTGGCCTCGACCCTCGCCCGACGCGCTACCGGAGCGCCTGAGGAACCTCCCCACCGCACGCGAGGCGCTCGCCTGGGCGCGCTTTCCCCTCGTGTCCACGGCTCCACGGCAGGACGGGGGCTCCGAGCTCCGCATCAGTGACTTGCGGTACCACCTGCACGGCGAGCCGACGCTTCAGTTCGTCCTGGAGCTCAGCCCGGAGGGAGTGCTGCGCGAGGCGCGCCTGGAGCGGGGAGGCAGCGCCGGGGAGCTGCTGCGACGCTGGCGGACCCGAGGCCGTTGA
- a CDS encoding mersacidin/lichenicidin family type 2 lantibiotic produces the protein MNNRMIVQAWKDPEYRARLSLEQRAVLPDNPSGRPLTELDDSELEDVTGGESVKLRHTDPAICCFLTYVQCPTFSVACRDLES, from the coding sequence ATGAACAACAGAATGATCGTCCAGGCCTGGAAGGATCCGGAGTACCGGGCCCGCCTGTCGCTCGAACAGCGAGCCGTCCTTCCGGACAATCCCTCCGGCCGACCTCTCACGGAGCTCGATGACTCGGAGTTGGAGGACGTCACAGGTGGGGAGAGTGTGAAGCTGAGACACACCGATCCGGCCATCTGCTGTTTCTTGACCTACGTGCAGTGCCCCACGTTCTCGGTGGCCTGCCGCGACCTGGAGAGCTGA